The DNA window AGACCCCGGGCTTCACCGACTACTTCTTTGCATCGACACCGATCGCCGAGATCGCCGAACTGAACCTGGGCTCGCGCCCGGCATCACGCAAGTCGACCCGGCGCATCGAAGACCTGCGCGCCATTCCGTGGGGCTTCTCGTGGGGCCAGTCCCGCGTGCTGCTGCCCGGCTGGTTCGGCTTCGGCTCCGCCATCGCCGGATGGCTCGACGATGGTGACCACGGCAATGGCGGCGACCGCGAGGCGCGCCTGGCCACCCTGCGCGAGATGGGGGAACAGTGGCCATTCTTCGCCACGCTCCTGTCGAACATGGACATGGTGCTGGCCAAGACCGACCTGGCGATCGCTTCCCGTTATGCCGCGCTGGTGCCCGATGCCGACCTGCGCCAGCGCATCTTCGGGCGCATCGCCGGCGAACACGCGACAACCCTGCGCTGCCTGGAACTTATCACCGGCAAGGGCGAGCGCCTGGTCGACAATCCGAGCCTGGCACGCTCGATCCGGAACCGCTTCCCTTACCTCGATCCGCTGAACCACCTGCAGGTCGAGCTGATCGGCCGCCACCGGGCACACCCCGCAGCGCCGGAGGATCGCCACAACCGCGTGCACCGCGGGATTCACCTGTCGATCAACGGCGTGGCGGCGGGATTGCGCAACACGGGTTGACCAGCGCCCGGCTGGAGGATCGTGCAATGAATCCGGACACATGGCCGATGCGCGCATAGCCGCCGGCCGGCATGATGGGAGCCCGTGCTTTCCACCATGGAGGACCATCATGCTGACCACCATCGATCCCACCGGCAAGGCCGCAGCGTGCGGCGCAAGCCCATGGCGGCTGCGCAACGGGCGCGCATTTGCCATCGCCTTGCTGCTGTCGGCCGGCGCATGCGCAGCCGCCCGGCCGCCCGACACCGCGAGCAACCGCCAGGCCGTCGACGCGGCCTTCCAGCGCTGGGCGGCCGGCGGCAGCGGCTTCTTCGACGAAATGCTGCACGAAGACGTGGTGTGGACGATCGCGGGCAGCGGCCCATCGGCCGTCACCTACCGCGGCAGGCAGGCATTCCTGGACAGTGCGGTAGCACCGTTTGCCGCCAGGATGGCCGCACCGGTCCGGCCGGTGGCACGGCAGGTCTGGGCGGACGCGGACCATGTCATCGTGCGCTGGCGCGGCGAGGGGACGGCCGGCGATGGCCGGGCCTACCACAACAACTACGTCTGGATCTTCCGCATGCGCGGCGGTCGGGCGATCGAGGCGACCGCCTTCCTTGACCTTCCGGCCTATGACGACGTGCTGCGGCGCGTGGCGCCACGGCCCTGAACGCGAAGGCTTGCCCGCCTGGTT is part of the Pseudoduganella lutea genome and encodes:
- a CDS encoding nuclear transport factor 2 family protein, with the translated sequence MLTTIDPTGKAAACGASPWRLRNGRAFAIALLLSAGACAAARPPDTASNRQAVDAAFQRWAAGGSGFFDEMLHEDVVWTIAGSGPSAVTYRGRQAFLDSAVAPFAARMAAPVRPVARQVWADADHVIVRWRGEGTAGDGRAYHNNYVWIFRMRGGRAIEATAFLDLPAYDDVLRRVAPRP